The following proteins are encoded in a genomic region of Candidatus Dormiibacterota bacterium:
- a CDS encoding glycosyltransferase family 39 protein, whose protein sequence is MSVPAAAARPPAPRDARARVIFPIVLLLVVCAPIFFFRLGRPGLGDPDEGRNAEAAREMLESGDWVTPHMDGVVYLDKPPAFFWAVALSYSLFGVGELSARAPSALFALATIVLVFTFARSRLGETGAWLAGLTLALSPLFIVFGRIVIFDMMLTFCMTVAVLAAFEALESESRRVLPATLFFAAAGLGTICKGPVALIVPLLVAVAWALVRGRPRALGRLRFGTGAVVYFAIIVPWLVLVEARNPGYLRYAIIGENLERMTSNRFETARPFFFYAKVIVPGLFPFILLCAVAGWRRARASFSGRPFKEAWRAARARLAGESDARRLLVAFASTWLSVVLLFFSLIASKRPSYMVPCSIPVAILCGHLWGSAFERRREEADATRAALTIGLTGIAILCAAAGFVAILAGPAGLATGFSQGKYDALLSNHLLFGGTGAGLVAAAALLFATRRLERPAAAFAAAVLPIAVIVPLAHATSGYLDEARSSRPVSRFLAAHLNPGDMVICYEQFRPGLNFYLRRPIHLVTTGTPFSSWYIKAHLDEMGRDPNFPIISSGQMRRLLEAPAPGVYVLVPRRMYDRLLEETGGLLRPEPIYEDLGAGLFVRAAGGRDRMARASMAPPGVLSFWSHQRAGAPVPGVD, encoded by the coding sequence ATGAGCGTTCCTGCAGCAGCCGCGCGACCGCCGGCGCCTCGAGACGCCCGAGCCCGCGTCATCTTTCCGATCGTCCTGCTTCTCGTCGTGTGCGCGCCGATCTTCTTCTTCAGGCTGGGCCGGCCGGGGCTCGGCGACCCGGACGAGGGGCGCAACGCCGAGGCCGCCCGGGAGATGCTCGAGAGCGGCGACTGGGTGACGCCGCACATGGACGGCGTCGTGTATCTCGACAAGCCGCCCGCCTTCTTCTGGGCCGTGGCGCTTTCGTACTCGCTCTTCGGCGTCGGCGAGCTGTCGGCGCGTGCCCCGTCGGCCCTGTTCGCCCTGGCGACGATCGTCCTCGTCTTCACGTTCGCGCGTTCCCGGCTGGGGGAGACGGGGGCGTGGCTCGCGGGACTGACGCTGGCGCTGTCGCCGCTGTTCATCGTGTTCGGGCGGATCGTCATCTTCGACATGATGCTGACCTTCTGCATGACGGTCGCGGTCCTCGCGGCGTTCGAAGCGCTGGAGTCGGAGTCGCGCCGGGTCCTGCCGGCCACCCTGTTCTTCGCCGCCGCGGGGCTCGGCACGATCTGCAAGGGGCCGGTCGCCCTGATCGTGCCGCTCCTGGTCGCCGTGGCCTGGGCCCTCGTGCGGGGCCGGCCGCGGGCCCTCGGTCGGCTGCGCTTCGGGACGGGAGCGGTCGTGTACTTCGCAATCATCGTCCCCTGGCTCGTCCTGGTCGAGGCGCGCAATCCCGGCTACCTGCGCTACGCGATCATCGGCGAGAACCTGGAGCGCATGACCTCGAACCGGTTCGAGACGGCGCGCCCCTTCTTCTTTTATGCGAAGGTCATCGTGCCGGGTCTGTTCCCGTTCATCCTGCTCTGCGCCGTCGCCGGCTGGCGCCGCGCGCGCGCGTCGTTCTCCGGCCGCCCGTTCAAGGAAGCCTGGCGCGCCGCCCGCGCACGGCTGGCGGGCGAATCGGACGCGCGGCGGCTGCTGGTGGCGTTCGCCTCGACCTGGCTCTCCGTCGTGCTTCTGTTCTTCTCGCTCATCGCCTCGAAGCGGCCGTCGTACATGGTGCCGTGCTCGATCCCCGTCGCCATCCTCTGCGGTCACCTGTGGGGCAGCGCCTTCGAGAGACGTCGCGAAGAGGCGGACGCGACCCGCGCCGCCCTGACCATCGGGCTGACCGGGATCGCGATCCTGTGTGCCGCGGCCGGATTCGTCGCGATTCTCGCCGGTCCCGCGGGACTGGCGACGGGATTCTCGCAGGGGAAGTATGACGCGCTCCTGTCGAATCACCTCCTGTTCGGCGGGACCGGCGCGGGGCTTGTGGCCGCGGCGGCCCTGCTGTTCGCGACGCGGCGGCTCGAGCGGCCGGCCGCGGCCTTCGCCGCCGCGGTCCTGCCGATAGCCGTGATCGTGCCGCTGGCGCACGCCACGAGCGGCTACCTCGACGAGGCGCGCTCCTCCCGCCCCGTCAGCCGCTTCCTCGCCGCGCACCTGAACCCGGGCGACATGGTGATCTGCTACGAACAGTTCCGCCCCGGCCTGAACTTCTATCTGCGCCGGCCGATCCATCTCGTGACCACCGGCACGCCGTTCTCGTCCTGGTACATCAAGGCGCACCTCGACGAGATGGGGCGCGATCCGAATTTTCCGATCATCTCGAGCGGGCAGATGCGGCGCCTGCTCGAGGCGCCTGCCCCCGGCGTCTATGTCCTGGTGCCCCGCCGCATGTACGACCGGCTGCTCGAGGAGACGGGCGGCCTCCTGCGCCCCGAGCCGATCTACGAGGACCTCGGCGCCGGCCTGTTCGTGCGCGCGGCGGGCGGTCGCGATCGCATGGCACGAGCGTCCATGGCGCCTCCCGGCGTGCTATCCTTCTGGTCCCACCAGCGCGCCGGGGCTCCGGTCCCAGGCGTGGATTGA
- a CDS encoding PP2C family protein-serine/threonine phosphatase, giving the protein MSDKGTAPRSKKEAARQKKRLRRERKAKGNGRDGGIRTPGFRDLLFKDLRPSELPANFRQDLRQLYRFYLDEERRAQLEAMGRVRRTIKLVGWTLKSLLAKLTPGRRLALFASIIMCILGRVRVPLGDATLSTNLRVWAYLFVFLVLMLEMKDKLLARDEIEIARQVQLALLPARHPQPEGWSLWSFMQPANDVGADLVDYIVLPDERLGVVLGDVAGKGLGAALLTAKLQATLRALVPGCPSLSELGGQMNEVVHKDGIDNRFVTLFYLELRAASGRLRYLNAGHNPPFVLREKTTQSLPASAIPLGMMAGTAYTEGELTLEPGDLLVIYSDGLTEARNSQDEEFGADRLQAMLPRLRGLTAEECVRLIIGEVNVFLGRERPHDDLSLVVLTRAGGSRGIVPPPRVTPPPLPI; this is encoded by the coding sequence ATGAGCGACAAGGGGACGGCTCCCCGATCGAAGAAGGAGGCCGCCCGGCAGAAGAAGCGGCTGCGCAGGGAGCGCAAGGCGAAGGGGAATGGCCGCGACGGTGGCATCCGCACGCCGGGGTTCAGGGATCTCCTGTTCAAGGACCTGCGACCGTCGGAGCTGCCGGCGAACTTCCGCCAGGACCTGAGACAGCTCTACCGCTTCTACCTCGACGAGGAGCGGCGCGCCCAGCTCGAGGCGATGGGCCGGGTTCGCCGTACCATCAAGCTGGTCGGCTGGACTCTGAAGAGCCTCCTCGCCAAGCTGACGCCCGGCCGGAGGCTGGCTCTGTTCGCGTCGATCATCATGTGCATCCTCGGACGGGTGCGCGTCCCGCTGGGCGACGCCACCCTTTCGACCAATCTCAGAGTCTGGGCCTACCTGTTCGTCTTCCTCGTGCTGATGCTCGAGATGAAGGACAAGCTCCTGGCCCGCGACGAGATCGAGATCGCGCGCCAGGTGCAGCTCGCGCTCCTGCCCGCCCGGCACCCGCAGCCCGAGGGCTGGTCGCTCTGGTCGTTCATGCAGCCGGCCAACGACGTCGGGGCCGACCTGGTCGACTACATCGTTCTGCCGGACGAGCGTCTCGGCGTCGTCCTGGGGGACGTCGCGGGAAAGGGGCTGGGGGCCGCGCTCCTGACGGCGAAGCTGCAGGCGACGCTGCGGGCGCTCGTCCCCGGCTGTCCTTCGCTCAGCGAGCTGGGCGGGCAGATGAACGAGGTCGTGCACAAGGACGGCATCGACAACCGTTTCGTGACCCTGTTCTACCTCGAGCTGCGGGCGGCGAGCGGGCGGCTGCGCTACCTCAACGCGGGGCATAATCCGCCGTTCGTCCTGCGGGAGAAGACGACGCAGAGCCTGCCGGCGTCCGCCATACCTCTCGGAATGATGGCCGGGACCGCCTACACGGAAGGGGAGCTGACGCTCGAGCCCGGGGATCTGCTGGTCATCTACTCCGACGGCCTGACCGAGGCGCGCAACTCGCAGGACGAGGAGTTCGGGGCCGATCGCCTGCAGGCGATGCTGCCGCGTCTGCGCGGGCTGACGGCCGAGGAGTGCGTGCGCCTCATCATCGGCGAGGTGAACGTCTTCCTCGGCCGGGAGCGCCCGCACGACGACCTGTCGCTCGTCGTCCTGACCCGGGCGGGCGGGTCGCGGGGAATCGTCCCGCCGCCGCGCGTGACGCCGCCGCCCTTGCCGATCTAG
- a CDS encoding amidohydrolase family protein → MHRLRRKSLRLVLFLALMVVLPASRPGPFALDAKTDDKKQAKLDINATPENARRIEFSTDEGTWMSLDVSPDGRTILFDLLGDIYRVGIAGGKAERVTSGPAFDYAPRYSPDGRTIVFCSDRGGDMNLWLMNADGTGPRALTEEKDAVFSSPSWTPDGLYVLARKEDTSKAGIPPVEIFMFHRDGGSGIKIIPKDKIDTSAGPIASPDGRYIYLTGRKADFSYTPNMSNGLWHVYRFDRKTGELVQLTTAPDGGLRPTLSPDGKTLIYARRSDARTWLYLRDLRSGAERVLSRELSRDDQEDFAQMDVLPAAAFTPDGRAFVYWSGGKIHRLDLATGGDATIPFVADVSLDLRPLLRVETPVGEPEMKAKVLRWPTLSPDGKLLAFDALGKVWICDIASGKAGKPRRLTKDTVREYAPEFSPDGRSIAYVTWSDADMGHVWKIRSTGGTPVRLTRTAGHYTNPAWSPKGDRIAVVAGSGAELRGQQPEFDPYFEIRWLPAEPPPGGAEAVPVTAVTPYDTVRFHPVAAWGPDGDRIFFEKPIPPAEPGGDGKVDLVSVRLDGTDEQHHLRFVHAEDAVPSPDGAWVAFVTQDDVFVTAMPRSGKDPVEVSADKGAVPVYRLSTEGGGYVGWSDGGRQVVWGMANTIYRQGLDRVREAILKKTLAEKEKVKAGGEAKDGGPQGDKGGAEAAPEMPKPEAIPVTLVVQKPRPKGSVVLKNARAITMKGDEILERADIVVTGDRIAAIGRSGSVAVPAGAGVVDLAGKTVIPGLVDVHAHLHYSSMELFPDKKWEYVTNLAYGVTTTHDPSAHSQDVFAEGEMVEAGEMIGPRIYSSGDVLYGGQTASIYTKVDSFEDALHAVRRMKAYGSHWLKVYQQPRREQRIWFVEAGRQEGVGATMEGAGELHTDLTNLMDGFTGLEHSLPVHIYKDVVTLAARSGTNYTPTLIVSYGGPTAEYYWYQHANPHDDARLRKFTPHEMLDPLGRRRIWYPEEEFHFPTVANGAARVERAGGRVALGAHGQLQGLGAHWEMWAFTIGNGMTPMEALRTATWNGAEALGFGKDLGSLESGKLADLVVIDGDPLADIRQSQKVAFTMKDGVLYDASSMDEVWPEKKPLGPFFWQH, encoded by the coding sequence ATGCACCGCCTGCGGCGCAAGAGTCTCCGGCTGGTCCTGTTCCTCGCTCTCATGGTTGTTCTTCCCGCGTCCCGCCCGGGTCCGTTCGCCCTGGACGCGAAGACCGACGACAAGAAGCAGGCGAAGCTCGACATCAACGCGACTCCGGAAAACGCCCGCCGGATCGAATTCTCGACCGACGAGGGAACCTGGATGAGCCTGGACGTCTCGCCTGACGGCCGGACCATCCTGTTCGACCTCCTGGGCGACATCTACCGCGTCGGCATCGCCGGCGGGAAGGCGGAACGCGTCACGTCGGGACCGGCGTTCGACTACGCGCCGCGCTATTCGCCTGACGGCCGGACCATCGTGTTCTGCAGCGACCGCGGCGGCGACATGAACCTGTGGCTCATGAACGCCGACGGCACGGGGCCGCGCGCCCTGACCGAGGAGAAGGACGCCGTCTTCTCGTCCCCCTCCTGGACGCCGGACGGGCTGTACGTCCTGGCTCGCAAGGAGGACACGTCGAAGGCCGGCATCCCGCCGGTCGAGATCTTCATGTTCCACCGCGACGGCGGCTCGGGCATCAAGATCATCCCGAAGGACAAGATCGACACGTCCGCCGGACCGATCGCCAGTCCCGACGGCCGCTACATCTACCTGACCGGCAGGAAGGCCGATTTCTCCTACACGCCGAACATGTCGAACGGCCTGTGGCACGTCTATCGCTTCGATCGGAAGACCGGGGAGCTCGTGCAGCTCACGACCGCCCCGGACGGGGGCCTCAGGCCGACGCTCTCGCCCGACGGCAAGACGCTGATCTACGCCCGTCGCTCGGACGCGCGCACCTGGCTCTACCTGCGCGATCTCCGGTCCGGCGCCGAGCGGGTGCTGAGCCGGGAGCTGTCACGCGACGACCAGGAGGACTTCGCGCAGATGGACGTCCTGCCCGCCGCCGCTTTCACGCCGGACGGCCGGGCGTTCGTCTACTGGAGCGGCGGCAAGATCCACCGGCTCGACCTCGCGACCGGCGGCGACGCGACGATCCCCTTCGTCGCGGACGTGTCGCTCGATCTGCGACCGCTCCTGCGCGTCGAGACACCGGTGGGAGAGCCGGAGATGAAGGCGAAGGTCCTGCGCTGGCCGACGTTGTCGCCCGACGGCAAGCTGCTGGCGTTCGACGCCCTCGGCAAGGTCTGGATCTGCGACATCGCGTCCGGGAAGGCCGGAAAGCCCCGCCGTCTGACGAAGGACACCGTGCGCGAGTACGCGCCGGAGTTCTCCCCGGACGGCAGATCGATCGCCTACGTGACCTGGTCGGACGCCGACATGGGGCACGTCTGGAAGATTCGCTCCACGGGGGGAACGCCGGTCCGCCTGACGCGCACAGCCGGCCACTACACGAACCCCGCCTGGTCGCCCAAGGGGGACCGGATCGCCGTCGTCGCCGGCAGCGGCGCCGAGCTGCGCGGCCAGCAGCCGGAGTTCGACCCCTACTTCGAGATCCGCTGGCTTCCGGCCGAGCCGCCTCCCGGCGGGGCCGAGGCGGTCCCGGTGACGGCCGTCACGCCCTACGACACGGTGCGCTTCCATCCGGTGGCGGCCTGGGGCCCGGACGGCGATCGGATCTTCTTCGAGAAGCCGATCCCGCCGGCCGAGCCGGGAGGGGACGGCAAGGTCGATCTCGTCTCGGTCCGCCTCGACGGCACGGACGAGCAGCACCACCTGCGCTTCGTGCACGCCGAGGACGCCGTTCCCTCGCCCGACGGGGCGTGGGTCGCCTTCGTCACGCAGGACGACGTGTTCGTCACCGCCATGCCCCGTTCCGGAAAGGACCCGGTGGAGGTCTCGGCCGACAAGGGGGCCGTGCCGGTCTATCGGCTCAGCACCGAGGGGGGCGGCTACGTCGGCTGGAGCGACGGCGGCAGGCAGGTCGTCTGGGGGATGGCGAACACGATCTACCGGCAGGGACTCGATCGAGTGCGTGAAGCGATCCTGAAGAAGACACTCGCCGAGAAAGAGAAGGTGAAAGCGGGGGGCGAGGCGAAGGACGGCGGGCCGCAGGGCGACAAGGGGGGTGCCGAGGCGGCGCCCGAGATGCCGAAGCCGGAGGCCATCCCGGTGACGCTCGTCGTGCAGAAGCCGCGCCCGAAGGGCTCGGTCGTCCTGAAGAACGCCCGGGCCATCACCATGAAGGGGGACGAGATCCTGGAGCGCGCCGACATCGTCGTCACCGGCGACCGGATCGCGGCGATCGGCCGGTCCGGATCGGTCGCGGTCCCGGCCGGCGCCGGTGTTGTCGACCTCGCCGGCAAGACCGTCATCCCCGGTCTCGTGGACGTGCACGCTCACCTGCACTACTCGTCGATGGAGCTCTTCCCGGACAAGAAGTGGGAGTACGTGACCAACCTGGCGTACGGCGTGACCACCACGCACGACCCCTCGGCGCACAGTCAGGACGTGTTCGCGGAAGGGGAGATGGTCGAGGCGGGCGAGATGATCGGTCCGCGCATCTACTCCAGCGGCGACGTCCTGTACGGCGGTCAGACCGCCTCGATCTACACCAAGGTGGACAGTTTCGAGGACGCGCTGCACGCCGTGCGCCGCATGAAGGCATACGGCAGCCACTGGCTCAAGGTGTACCAGCAGCCGCGCCGCGAGCAGCGCATCTGGTTCGTGGAGGCGGGGCGCCAGGAAGGGGTCGGCGCGACGATGGAGGGGGCCGGCGAGCTGCACACCGACCTGACGAACCTCATGGACGGCTTCACCGGTCTGGAGCACTCGCTGCCGGTGCATATCTACAAGGACGTCGTCACGCTGGCGGCGCGCTCGGGCACGAACTATACGCCGACGCTCATCGTGTCGTACGGCGGGCCGACGGCGGAGTACTACTGGTACCAGCACGCCAATCCGCACGACGACGCCCGCCTGCGCAAGTTCACGCCGCACGAGATGCTCGATCCGCTCGGCCGCCGGAGGATCTGGTACCCGGAAGAGGAGTTCCACTTCCCGACGGTGGCGAACGGCGCGGCCCGCGTCGAGCGCGCCGGCGGCCGCGTCGCCCTGGGGGCGCACGGCCAGCTGCAGGGGCTCGGGGCGCACTGGGAGATGTGGGCCTTCACGATCGGCAACGGGATGACCCCGATGGAGGCGCTGCGGACCGCGACCTGGAACGGCGCCGAGGCGCTCGGCTTCGGCAAGGATCTCGGATCGCTCGAGAGCGGCAAGCTGGCCGACCTCGTCGTCATCGACGGGGATCCCCTGGCCGACATCCGCCAGTCGCAGAAGGTCGCCTTCACCATGAAGGACGGCGTGCTGTACGACGCCTCGAGCATGGACGAGGTCTGGCCGGAGAAGAAGCCGCTCGGCCCCTTCTTCTGGCAGCACTAG
- a CDS encoding integrin alpha codes for MPRVCLLWTTVVVTALLLAVSPAPGTSGTASVASSDWLGQARDQVARAEYHFSPLPDGAFSAPNRAQGLRLRADANGVQLSPRKKDKASWNFGLALRGFGRAGGMVTAGQAEVRAAGERVEQRRRALGMTEWYVNGTRGIEQGYTIDARPAGGEDGSPLLLEIAFSGPLEARQEENGAAVRFATRDGETALLYEGLMAVDASGDPVESTLAIIPGALRISLRDQGHPYPIVVDPTLVVPSWTVYGDQFDERFGASVAGAGDVNGDGFADVLVGAYQYDNGEFDEGAAFLYYGSTTGPSPLPAWTFEPNQTGAWFGYSVASAGDVNGDGYADIIVGAPLYDDLVVDNGRAYVFLGSSTGLGLQPAWTAGINQANARFGTAVASAGDVNGDGIKDVIVGAPLYDNGQNADEGRAFVYFGSFAGLSSTPNWSAGSGLFSSGFGTSVAAAGDVNGDGFGDIIVGAPLYDFGGFFDEGRVFVYFGSASGPSLNPSWTADGNKGVAHFGQSVAGAGDVNADGFADIVIGAPTYDTGRVFVFHGSVAGPSLSPDFMAKNGRTQADLGASVAGVGDVNGDGFSDIAVGAPRTGTSTNPAEGSVLVYYGGSHGLGSQPGFTVTETHANDLFGGSVAGAGDVNGDGVTDIIAGGIGLDNAAQFVENSGGAELILGFRTRQNPSPKSSLHGVRFTN; via the coding sequence ATGCCGCGTGTATGTCTTCTTTGGACGACCGTAGTCGTGACCGCCCTCCTGCTCGCCGTTTCACCCGCTCCCGGTACGTCCGGAACGGCCTCCGTCGCGTCCTCCGACTGGCTGGGCCAGGCCCGCGACCAGGTCGCGCGTGCCGAGTACCACTTCAGCCCGCTGCCGGACGGCGCCTTCTCGGCCCCCAACCGGGCCCAGGGGTTGCGCCTGCGCGCCGACGCGAACGGCGTGCAACTGTCGCCGCGCAAGAAAGATAAGGCCTCCTGGAATTTCGGGCTGGCGCTCCGCGGCTTCGGCCGGGCCGGGGGGATGGTGACCGCCGGCCAGGCAGAGGTGCGCGCCGCGGGGGAGAGGGTCGAGCAGAGGCGACGGGCTCTCGGGATGACCGAGTGGTACGTCAACGGGACGAGGGGCATCGAGCAGGGATACACGATCGACGCCCGTCCCGCGGGCGGCGAGGACGGTTCCCCCCTGCTCCTCGAAATCGCCTTCTCCGGCCCTTTGGAAGCCCGCCAGGAGGAGAACGGCGCCGCGGTGAGGTTCGCCACGCGAGATGGCGAAACGGCGCTCCTCTACGAAGGGCTCATGGCGGTCGATGCATCAGGCGACCCGGTGGAATCTACCCTGGCGATTATTCCCGGCGCCCTGCGAATCAGCCTGCGCGACCAGGGACACCCCTACCCGATCGTCGTCGACCCCACGCTCGTCGTCCCGTCCTGGACGGTGTATGGAGATCAGTTCGACGAGCGCTTCGGTGCGTCGGTGGCGGGCGCGGGGGACGTGAACGGCGACGGCTTCGCGGACGTCCTCGTGGGGGCCTACCAGTACGACAACGGGGAGTTCGACGAGGGGGCGGCGTTCCTGTATTACGGCTCGACGACCGGCCCGTCGCCGCTGCCGGCCTGGACGTTCGAGCCGAACCAGACGGGGGCGTGGTTCGGCTACTCGGTCGCCTCCGCCGGAGACGTGAACGGCGACGGCTACGCGGACATCATCGTGGGCGCGCCGCTGTACGACGATCTCGTGGTCGACAACGGGCGTGCCTACGTGTTCCTGGGATCGTCCACGGGCCTCGGATTGCAGCCGGCGTGGACGGCCGGGATCAACCAGGCCAACGCCCGCTTCGGGACCGCGGTCGCGTCGGCGGGGGACGTGAACGGCGACGGAATCAAAGACGTCATCGTCGGCGCCCCGCTGTACGACAACGGGCAGAACGCCGACGAGGGGAGGGCCTTCGTCTACTTCGGATCGTTCGCCGGCCTGTCGAGCACGCCGAACTGGAGCGCCGGAAGCGGTCTGTTCTCCTCGGGGTTCGGTACGTCGGTCGCCGCGGCGGGGGATGTGAACGGCGACGGGTTCGGCGACATCATCGTCGGCGCGCCGCTGTACGATTTCGGGGGCTTCTTCGACGAGGGACGCGTCTTCGTCTACTTCGGATCGGCCTCGGGACCTTCGCTCAACCCGTCCTGGACAGCCGACGGGAACAAAGGCGTGGCCCATTTCGGCCAGTCGGTCGCGGGCGCCGGCGACGTGAACGCCGACGGCTTCGCGGACATCGTCATCGGCGCCCCTACGTACGACACAGGGCGCGTCTTCGTGTTTCACGGGTCGGTTGCGGGTCCGAGCCTGTCGCCGGATTTCATGGCCAAGAATGGCAGGACCCAGGCGGACCTCGGCGCGTCCGTGGCGGGCGTGGGCGACGTGAACGGCGATGGTTTCTCCGACATCGCGGTGGGCGCGCCGCGCACCGGGACCAGCACGAACCCCGCCGAGGGTAGCGTGCTCGTCTACTACGGTGGAAGTCACGGCCTGGGAAGCCAGCCCGGCTTCACCGTGACCGAGACGCACGCGAACGACCTGTTCGGCGGCTCGGTGGCGGGAGCGGGAGATGTCAACGGTGACGGAGTCACCGACATCATCGCCGGCGGCATTGGCCTGGACAATGCCGCGCAGTTTGTGGAGAACTCCGGGGGGGCGGAACTCATCCTTGGGTTTCGAACCCGCCAGAACCCATCACCGAAAAGCAGCCTCCACGGAGTGAGGTTCACGAACTAG
- a CDS encoding DedA family protein, with translation MEALLLRFGLIMVFLGTAVEGDVTMMLAGVTAHLGMFRLAEAVAVGALGGFAGDVFYYGLGRWHSSTIRSTELYRRAEPVIGRFTARFGPLEIIVARFIYGTRVASMVFWGVQRLPLWRFALIDALGCALWAAALGGLGFTLSGSAVLLVGRVRRVRVWLLGALLGCAALVLLYRAILRRRAAKRAHAAETPSS, from the coding sequence ATGGAGGCGCTCCTTCTCCGTTTCGGCCTGATCATGGTCTTCCTCGGCACCGCCGTCGAGGGGGACGTGACCATGATGCTGGCCGGGGTGACGGCGCACCTCGGTATGTTCCGTCTGGCCGAGGCGGTGGCGGTCGGGGCCCTGGGCGGCTTCGCGGGGGACGTCTTCTACTACGGGCTCGGGCGGTGGCACTCGTCCACCATCAGGAGCACAGAGCTCTACCGCCGGGCGGAGCCGGTGATCGGGCGGTTCACCGCCCGGTTCGGCCCTCTCGAGATCATCGTGGCGCGATTCATCTACGGCACGCGCGTCGCCTCGATGGTGTTCTGGGGGGTCCAGCGCCTGCCGCTGTGGCGCTTCGCCCTGATCGACGCCCTCGGCTGCGCGCTGTGGGCGGCCGCGCTCGGCGGTCTCGGGTTCACCCTCAGCGGCAGCGCCGTCCTGCTCGTGGGCCGGGTCAGGCGCGTGCGCGTGTGGCTGCTCGGCGCGCTGCTCGGGTGCGCGGCGCTCGTGCTTCTGTACCGCGCCATCCTGCGACGGCGCGCCGCGAAGCGGGCGCACGCGGCGGAGACTCCTAGTTCGTGA